A region of Trachemys scripta elegans isolate TJP31775 chromosome 24, CAS_Tse_1.0, whole genome shotgun sequence DNA encodes the following proteins:
- the LOC117869625 gene encoding SLAM family member 9-like, whose amino-acid sequence MAGAPRSFLLFLLLVSQPRDTSPAISRCSPKLMKGILGESVVLPLNSKEMFKNIRWSAPSPRQDEASGRTVPLAVVTPGAPGALPRLDVEDERYRGRLRLYGQTYSLEISNLTMADEGKYEVVQTLIANNQYNCDYPLYIYKRLSEPEIRVHPVMVGNGTCNVTFTCSAGERPRHLIYTWTRPAGGAVLSTEVSLLVQHRLGDEDSPVTCTTTNLVSNSSASASPKAACEGPALPQTPALSYCRAKGILVLGVLGTLLAGILTVHILAAREQRRP is encoded by the exons ATGGCAGGAGCTCCCCGTTCCTTCCTTCTTTTCCTCCTGCTGGTTTCCCAGCCCAGGG ACACAAGTCCTGCTATCTCACGCTGTTCCCCCAAATTGATGAAAGGAATTCTGGGAGAATCAGTCGTCCTCCCGCTTAATTCCAAGGAGATGTTCAAGAACATCAGGTGGTCCGCACCCAGCCCTCGCCAGGACGAAGCCTCAGGCAGAACGGTGCCTCTTGCTGTCGTCACACCGGGGGCGCCCGGAGCCCTGCCCCGTCTTGATGTGGAGGACGAGCGATACAGAGGGCGACTGAGACTCTACGGCCAGACCTATTCACTGGAGATCAGCAACCTGACGATGGCAGATGAGGGCAAATATGAAGTAGTGCAAACTCTAATTGCAAACAATCAATACAACTGTGACTATCCCCTGTACATCTACA AGCGACTGTCGGAGCCGGAGATCAGGGTCCACCCTGTGATGGTTGGGAACGGCACCTGCAATGTGACCTTCACCTGCAGCGCCGGGGAGAGGCCCAGGCACCTCATCTACACCTGGACAcgcccagcaggaggcgccgttcTCTCCACTGAGGTATCCCTGCTGGTCCAGCACAGACTGGGGGATGAGGACTCGCCCGTCACCTGCACGACCACAAACCTCGTCAGCAACAGCTCGGCCAGTGCCTCCCCCAAGGCGGCCTGTGAAG GTCCCGccctgccccagaccccagcGCTGTCCTACTGCCGCGCCAAGGGGATCCttgtgctgggggtgctgggaaCCCTGCTGGCTGGGATCCTCACGGTGCACATCCTCGCCGCAAGGGAGCAGAGACGGCCCTGA